The following proteins are encoded in a genomic region of Pseudochaenichthys georgianus unplaced genomic scaffold, fPseGeo1.2 scaffold_554_arrow_ctg1, whole genome shotgun sequence:
- the aftpha gene encoding aftiphilin a isoform X3 — protein MEPDVIRLYSSSPPPMEDGAEDEDEFGDFDTFSNVPHSISFTEFETPATFNQNEAFSTTSPPELLNSRGLTAFSHSSSNGTHSELSKANGVVPGSHLGPSERTEIKKVLSGPVDFSVSDSAPAGCNGGGSEVLTNGFAAFDVQGSPSSQDSAHSCKKATSTEDTGSVPAEDDFADFAAFSNAEGHGSQTASEDSDGPPGGSSLAEAACHEEHCDVEQDNTSEDRDTDRTGPDTCGSDSGPAEAPDGWCNTDRGPHSDSGPAEAPDGSCNTDRGPHSDSGPAEAPDGSCNTDRGPHSDSEQRDVAFAQEASEAVCTNRPLTLNGVDVADGDDSRDGGSEDDLSPDAEEGQSDGKGSGNETETSLGRPLSTEALEEFGDISTTGSLPSPPLQGETAATPADYSQLAEEDDDDEDYGDFGDAGSFSGQGFADFEQLDVQPEPSRTESPAQEAAEVEVEVEEVVEEEEEEDDFGDFNSPKFHASGTVGEEDGGKFADFPVSDSFGNFSSAADGEADAGWSAFGDQQQEEEESWAAFSEEPSIAPPAESRMEEEEWHESEVPAVSEETSSTDRQALCIRLEKLFQGSFPQAAAPPVEDQVTSLKNLLEPEENHQPGGEEKEKRSPCSRSVQGDVWSQLQDIHESFGLRYQWGGSYCNKALLCCLGIDTRNILFTGQKKQPVIVPMYAASLGMLEPTKEPVKPVSAAEMITSIAQTPPLAPETKTSCPADSAPEALPPVQFDWSSSGLTNPLDASGGSSLLNLDFFGPVEDSGSSSSPSIPVGVDPELYELTTAKLDSSGSGSRVADAFARLMSTMEKTSTSTRKPRKEENLSDEASKVISLLPDLSFMQAKVLMFPATLTPLGCQATTD, from the exons ATGGAGCCCGATGTGATCCGCTTGTACAGCTCCTCCCCGCCCCCGATGGAGGACGGCGCCGAGGACGAGGACGAGTTTGGAGACTTCGACACCTTCTCCAACGTCCCTCACAGCATCAGCTTCACAGAATTCGAAACCCCGGCGACTTTTAACCAGAATGAAGCTTTTAGCACCACGTCCCCCCCCGAGCTGCTGAACAGCAGGGGGCTGACGGCGTTCAGCCACAGCTCCTCTAACGGCACCCACAGCGAGCTGTCCAAGGCTAATGGCGTTGTGCCGGGGAGCCACCTGGGCCCCTCAGAAAGGACTGAGATTAAAAAGGTCCTCTCGGGCCCCGTGGATTTCTCCGTGAGCGACAGCGCGCCGGCTGGTTGTAACGGCGGCGGCTCTGAAGTGCTAACAAACGGGTTTGCAGCCTTCGATGTGCAGGGAAGCCCCTCCTCGCAGGATTCTGCCCACTCTTGTAAAAAAGCAACGTCAACCGAGGACACGGGCAGCGTCCCAGCCGAGGATGATTTTGCAGACTTTGCTGCTTTTTCCAATGCTGAAGGACACGGCAGCCAGACGGCTAGCGAGGACTCGGACGGTCCCCCGGGAGGCAGCTCGCTGGCGGAGGCTGCCTGCCACGAGGAGCACTGTGATGTAGAGCAGGACAACACATCGGAGGACAGGGACACAGACAGAACTGGACCCGACACGTGTGGCTCTGACTCTGGTCCCGCTGAGGCCCCGGACGGCTGGTGCAACACGGACCGGGGCCCCCACTCTGACTCTGGTCCCGCTGAGGCCCCGGACGGCTCGTGCAACACGGACCGGGGCCCCCACTCTGACTCTGGTCCCGCTGAGGCCCCGGACGGCTCGTGCAACACAGACCGGGGCCCCCACTCTGACTCTGAACAAAGAGACGTAGCTTTTGCACAGGAGGCCTCAGAGGCAGTTTGCACTAACAGACCCCTCACCCTGAACGGGGTGGATGTAGCCGACGGGGACGACTCCAGAGACGGAGGCAGTGAAGACGACCTCTCTCCGGACGCTGAGGAGGGACAGTCTGACGGGAAGGGCTCCGGGAACGAGACGGAGACGTCGTTGGGTCGGCCGCTCTCCACAGAAGCTCTGGAGGAGTTTGGGGACATCAGCACCACGGGCTCGCTGCCCTCTCCGCCGCTCCAGGGGGAGACCGCCGCCACGCCCGCCGACTACAGCCAGCTGGCGGAGGAGGACGACGACGACGAGGACTACGGGGATTTTGGAGACGCCGGCTCGTTCAGCGGTCAGGGCTTTGCAGACTTTGAACAGCTGGACGTGCAGCCGGAGCCGAGCCGGACGGAGAGTCCTGCTCAGGAAGCTgcggaggtggaggtggaggtggaggaggtggtggaggaggaggaggaggaggacgactTTGGAGACTTTAACTCCCCCAAATTTCACGCCAGTGGAACCGTGGGGGAGGAGGATGGAGGCAAGTTTGCAGACTTCCCCGTCAGCGACAGTTTTGGTAACTTCAGCTCGGCTGCAGACGGGGAGGCGGACGCAGGGTGGAGCGCCTTCGGGGatcagcagcaggaggaggaggagtcctgGGCGGCGTTCAGCGAGGAGCCGAGCATCGCCCCTCCTGCAGAGAGCagaatggaggaggaggagtggcATGAAAGTGAAGTCCCTGCAGTCAGCGAGGAAACCAGCAgcacagacagacaggcg CTGTGCATCCGGCTGGAGAAGCTGTTTCAGGGCAGCTTCCCTCAGGCGGCCGCCCCCCCGGTGGAGGACCAGGTGACGTCTCTGAAGAACCTTCTGGAGCCGGAGGAGAACCATCAGCCAGGAGGcgaggagaaggagaagaggTCGCCCTGCAGCCG gtcaGTTCAAGGCGACGTGTGGTCGCAGCTTCAGGACATCCACGAGTCGTTCGGCCTCAGATACCAGTGGGGGGGCTCCTACTGCAACAAAGCACTACTCTGCTGCCTGGGCATCGACACCCGCAATATT CTGTTCACGGGACAGAAGAAGCAGCCGGTCATCGTGCCCATGTACGCCGCCAGCCTG gggatGCTGGAACCCACCAAAGAGCCCGTGAAGCCCGTCTCTGCAGCGGAGATGATCACCTCGATAGCCCAGACCCCTCCTCTGGCTCCAGAGACAAAAACCTCGTGTCCCGCAGACTCAGCCCCG GAGGCGCTCCCCCCCGTCCAGTTTGACTGGAGCAGCAGTGGCCTTACCAACCCTCTGGATG CCAGCGGAGGCTCTTCTCTGTTAAATCTGGATTTCTTTGGTCCTGTGGAGGATTCAGGCTCCAGCAGCTCTCCCTCCATCCCAG TAGGCGTGGACCCGGAGCTGTACGAGCTGACGACGGCGAAGCTGGACTCGAGCGGCTCGGGGAGTCGAGTCGCCGACGCCTTCGCCCGCCTGATGTCCACCATGGAGAAGACCAGCACCTCCACCAG gaaGCCGAGGAAGGAGGAGAATCTGAGCGACGAGGCGTCCAAAGTGATCTCCCTTCTGCCCGACCTCTCCTTCATGCAGGCCAAAGTTTTGATGTTTCCCGCCACGCTGACGCCGCTCGGCTGCCAGGCAACCACAGACTAA
- the aftpha gene encoding aftiphilin a isoform X4 — protein sequence MEPDVIRLYSSSPPPMEDGAEDEDEFGDFDTFSNVPHSISFTEFETPATFNQNEAFSTTSPPELLNSRGLTAFSHSSSNGTHSELSKANGVVPGSHLGPSERTEIKKVLSGPVDFSVSDSAPAGCNGGGSEVLTNGFAAFDVQGSPSSQDSAHSCKKATSTEDTGSVPAEDDFADFAAFSNAEGHGSQTASEDSDGPPGGSSLAEAACHEEHCDVEQDNTSEDRDTDRTGPDTCGSDSGPAEAPDGWCNTDRGPHSDSGPAEAPDGSCNTDRGPHSDSGPAEAPDGSCNTDRGPHSDSEQRDVAFAQEASEAVCTNRPLTLNGVDVADGDDSRDGGSEDDLSPDAEEGQSDGKGSGNETETSLGRPLSTEALEEFGDISTTGSLPSPPLQGETAATPADYSQLAEEDDDDEDYGDFGDAGSFSGQGFADFEQLDVQPEPSRTESPAQEAAEVEVEVEEVVEEEEEEDDFGDFNSPKFHASGTVGEEDGGKFADFPVSDSFGNFSSAADGEADAGWSAFGDQQQEEEESWAAFSEEPSIAPPAESRMEEEEWHESEVPAVSEETSSTDRQALCIRLEKLFQGSFPQAAAPPVEDQVTSLKNLLEPEENHQPGGEEKEKRSPCSRSVQGDVWSQLQDIHESFGLRYQWGGSYCNKALLCCLGIDTRNILFTGQKKQPVIVPMYAASLGMLEPTKEPVKPVSAAEMITSIAQTPPLAPETKTSCPADSAPEALPPVQFDWSSSGLTNPLDASGGSSLLNLDFFGPVEDSGSSSSPSIPGVDPELYELTTAKLDSSGSGSRVADAFARLMSTMEKTSTSTRKPRKEENLSDEASKVISLLPDLSFMQAKVLMFPATLTPLGCQATTD from the exons ATGGAGCCCGATGTGATCCGCTTGTACAGCTCCTCCCCGCCCCCGATGGAGGACGGCGCCGAGGACGAGGACGAGTTTGGAGACTTCGACACCTTCTCCAACGTCCCTCACAGCATCAGCTTCACAGAATTCGAAACCCCGGCGACTTTTAACCAGAATGAAGCTTTTAGCACCACGTCCCCCCCCGAGCTGCTGAACAGCAGGGGGCTGACGGCGTTCAGCCACAGCTCCTCTAACGGCACCCACAGCGAGCTGTCCAAGGCTAATGGCGTTGTGCCGGGGAGCCACCTGGGCCCCTCAGAAAGGACTGAGATTAAAAAGGTCCTCTCGGGCCCCGTGGATTTCTCCGTGAGCGACAGCGCGCCGGCTGGTTGTAACGGCGGCGGCTCTGAAGTGCTAACAAACGGGTTTGCAGCCTTCGATGTGCAGGGAAGCCCCTCCTCGCAGGATTCTGCCCACTCTTGTAAAAAAGCAACGTCAACCGAGGACACGGGCAGCGTCCCAGCCGAGGATGATTTTGCAGACTTTGCTGCTTTTTCCAATGCTGAAGGACACGGCAGCCAGACGGCTAGCGAGGACTCGGACGGTCCCCCGGGAGGCAGCTCGCTGGCGGAGGCTGCCTGCCACGAGGAGCACTGTGATGTAGAGCAGGACAACACATCGGAGGACAGGGACACAGACAGAACTGGACCCGACACGTGTGGCTCTGACTCTGGTCCCGCTGAGGCCCCGGACGGCTGGTGCAACACGGACCGGGGCCCCCACTCTGACTCTGGTCCCGCTGAGGCCCCGGACGGCTCGTGCAACACGGACCGGGGCCCCCACTCTGACTCTGGTCCCGCTGAGGCCCCGGACGGCTCGTGCAACACAGACCGGGGCCCCCACTCTGACTCTGAACAAAGAGACGTAGCTTTTGCACAGGAGGCCTCAGAGGCAGTTTGCACTAACAGACCCCTCACCCTGAACGGGGTGGATGTAGCCGACGGGGACGACTCCAGAGACGGAGGCAGTGAAGACGACCTCTCTCCGGACGCTGAGGAGGGACAGTCTGACGGGAAGGGCTCCGGGAACGAGACGGAGACGTCGTTGGGTCGGCCGCTCTCCACAGAAGCTCTGGAGGAGTTTGGGGACATCAGCACCACGGGCTCGCTGCCCTCTCCGCCGCTCCAGGGGGAGACCGCCGCCACGCCCGCCGACTACAGCCAGCTGGCGGAGGAGGACGACGACGACGAGGACTACGGGGATTTTGGAGACGCCGGCTCGTTCAGCGGTCAGGGCTTTGCAGACTTTGAACAGCTGGACGTGCAGCCGGAGCCGAGCCGGACGGAGAGTCCTGCTCAGGAAGCTgcggaggtggaggtggaggtggaggaggtggtggaggaggaggaggaggaggacgactTTGGAGACTTTAACTCCCCCAAATTTCACGCCAGTGGAACCGTGGGGGAGGAGGATGGAGGCAAGTTTGCAGACTTCCCCGTCAGCGACAGTTTTGGTAACTTCAGCTCGGCTGCAGACGGGGAGGCGGACGCAGGGTGGAGCGCCTTCGGGGatcagcagcaggaggaggaggagtcctgGGCGGCGTTCAGCGAGGAGCCGAGCATCGCCCCTCCTGCAGAGAGCagaatggaggaggaggagtggcATGAAAGTGAAGTCCCTGCAGTCAGCGAGGAAACCAGCAgcacagacagacaggcg CTGTGCATCCGGCTGGAGAAGCTGTTTCAGGGCAGCTTCCCTCAGGCGGCCGCCCCCCCGGTGGAGGACCAGGTGACGTCTCTGAAGAACCTTCTGGAGCCGGAGGAGAACCATCAGCCAGGAGGcgaggagaaggagaagaggTCGCCCTGCAGCCG gtcaGTTCAAGGCGACGTGTGGTCGCAGCTTCAGGACATCCACGAGTCGTTCGGCCTCAGATACCAGTGGGGGGGCTCCTACTGCAACAAAGCACTACTCTGCTGCCTGGGCATCGACACCCGCAATATT CTGTTCACGGGACAGAAGAAGCAGCCGGTCATCGTGCCCATGTACGCCGCCAGCCTG gggatGCTGGAACCCACCAAAGAGCCCGTGAAGCCCGTCTCTGCAGCGGAGATGATCACCTCGATAGCCCAGACCCCTCCTCTGGCTCCAGAGACAAAAACCTCGTGTCCCGCAGACTCAGCCCCG GAGGCGCTCCCCCCCGTCCAGTTTGACTGGAGCAGCAGTGGCCTTACCAACCCTCTGGATG CCAGCGGAGGCTCTTCTCTGTTAAATCTGGATTTCTTTGGTCCTGTGGAGGATTCAGGCTCCAGCAGCTCTCCCTCCATCCCAG GCGTGGACCCGGAGCTGTACGAGCTGACGACGGCGAAGCTGGACTCGAGCGGCTCGGGGAGTCGAGTCGCCGACGCCTTCGCCCGCCTGATGTCCACCATGGAGAAGACCAGCACCTCCACCAG gaaGCCGAGGAAGGAGGAGAATCTGAGCGACGAGGCGTCCAAAGTGATCTCCCTTCTGCCCGACCTCTCCTTCATGCAGGCCAAAGTTTTGATGTTTCCCGCCACGCTGACGCCGCTCGGCTGCCAGGCAACCACAGACTAA
- the aftpha gene encoding aftiphilin a isoform X7 gives MEPDVIRLYSSSPPPMEDGAEDEDEFGDFDTFSNVPHSISFTEFETPATFNQNEAFSTTSPPELLNSRGLTAFSHSSSNGTHSELSKANGVVPGSHLGPSERTEIKKVLSGPVDFSVSDSAPAGCNGGGSEVLTNGFAAFDVQGSPSSQDSAHSCKKATSTEDTGSVPAEDDFADFAAFSNAEGHGSQTASEDSDGPPGGSSLAEAACHEEHCDVEQDNTSEDRDTDRTGPDTCGSDSGPAEAPDGWCNTDRGPHSDSGPAEAPDGSCNTDRGPHSDSGPAEAPDGSCNTDRGPHSDSEQRDVAFAQEASEAVCTNRPLTLNGVDVADGDDSRDGGSEDDLSPDAEEGQSDGKGSGNETETSLGRPLSTEALEEFGDISTTGSLPSPPLQGETAATPADYSQLAEEDDDDEDYGDFGDAGSFSGQGFADFEQLDVQPEPSRTESPAQEAAEVEVEVEEVVEEEEEEDDFGDFNSPKFHASGTVGEEDGGKFADFPVSDSFGNFSSAADGEADAGWSAFGDQQQEEEESWAAFSEEPSIAPPAESRMEEEEWHESEVPAVSEETSSTDRQALCIRLEKLFQGSFPQAAAPPVEDQVTSLKNLLEPEENHQPGGEEKEKRSPCSRSVQGDVWSQLQDIHESFGLRYQWGGSYCNKALLCCLGIDTRNILFTGQKKQPVIVPMYAASLGMLEPTKEPVKPVSAAEMITSIAQTPPLAPETKTSCPADSAPEALPPVQFDWSSSGLTNPLDVGVDPELYELTTAKLDSSGSGSRVADAFARLMSTMEKTSTSTRKPRKEENLSDEASKVISLLPDLSFMQAKVLMFPATLTPLGCQATTD, from the exons ATGGAGCCCGATGTGATCCGCTTGTACAGCTCCTCCCCGCCCCCGATGGAGGACGGCGCCGAGGACGAGGACGAGTTTGGAGACTTCGACACCTTCTCCAACGTCCCTCACAGCATCAGCTTCACAGAATTCGAAACCCCGGCGACTTTTAACCAGAATGAAGCTTTTAGCACCACGTCCCCCCCCGAGCTGCTGAACAGCAGGGGGCTGACGGCGTTCAGCCACAGCTCCTCTAACGGCACCCACAGCGAGCTGTCCAAGGCTAATGGCGTTGTGCCGGGGAGCCACCTGGGCCCCTCAGAAAGGACTGAGATTAAAAAGGTCCTCTCGGGCCCCGTGGATTTCTCCGTGAGCGACAGCGCGCCGGCTGGTTGTAACGGCGGCGGCTCTGAAGTGCTAACAAACGGGTTTGCAGCCTTCGATGTGCAGGGAAGCCCCTCCTCGCAGGATTCTGCCCACTCTTGTAAAAAAGCAACGTCAACCGAGGACACGGGCAGCGTCCCAGCCGAGGATGATTTTGCAGACTTTGCTGCTTTTTCCAATGCTGAAGGACACGGCAGCCAGACGGCTAGCGAGGACTCGGACGGTCCCCCGGGAGGCAGCTCGCTGGCGGAGGCTGCCTGCCACGAGGAGCACTGTGATGTAGAGCAGGACAACACATCGGAGGACAGGGACACAGACAGAACTGGACCCGACACGTGTGGCTCTGACTCTGGTCCCGCTGAGGCCCCGGACGGCTGGTGCAACACGGACCGGGGCCCCCACTCTGACTCTGGTCCCGCTGAGGCCCCGGACGGCTCGTGCAACACGGACCGGGGCCCCCACTCTGACTCTGGTCCCGCTGAGGCCCCGGACGGCTCGTGCAACACAGACCGGGGCCCCCACTCTGACTCTGAACAAAGAGACGTAGCTTTTGCACAGGAGGCCTCAGAGGCAGTTTGCACTAACAGACCCCTCACCCTGAACGGGGTGGATGTAGCCGACGGGGACGACTCCAGAGACGGAGGCAGTGAAGACGACCTCTCTCCGGACGCTGAGGAGGGACAGTCTGACGGGAAGGGCTCCGGGAACGAGACGGAGACGTCGTTGGGTCGGCCGCTCTCCACAGAAGCTCTGGAGGAGTTTGGGGACATCAGCACCACGGGCTCGCTGCCCTCTCCGCCGCTCCAGGGGGAGACCGCCGCCACGCCCGCCGACTACAGCCAGCTGGCGGAGGAGGACGACGACGACGAGGACTACGGGGATTTTGGAGACGCCGGCTCGTTCAGCGGTCAGGGCTTTGCAGACTTTGAACAGCTGGACGTGCAGCCGGAGCCGAGCCGGACGGAGAGTCCTGCTCAGGAAGCTgcggaggtggaggtggaggtggaggaggtggtggaggaggaggaggaggaggacgactTTGGAGACTTTAACTCCCCCAAATTTCACGCCAGTGGAACCGTGGGGGAGGAGGATGGAGGCAAGTTTGCAGACTTCCCCGTCAGCGACAGTTTTGGTAACTTCAGCTCGGCTGCAGACGGGGAGGCGGACGCAGGGTGGAGCGCCTTCGGGGatcagcagcaggaggaggaggagtcctgGGCGGCGTTCAGCGAGGAGCCGAGCATCGCCCCTCCTGCAGAGAGCagaatggaggaggaggagtggcATGAAAGTGAAGTCCCTGCAGTCAGCGAGGAAACCAGCAgcacagacagacaggcg CTGTGCATCCGGCTGGAGAAGCTGTTTCAGGGCAGCTTCCCTCAGGCGGCCGCCCCCCCGGTGGAGGACCAGGTGACGTCTCTGAAGAACCTTCTGGAGCCGGAGGAGAACCATCAGCCAGGAGGcgaggagaaggagaagaggTCGCCCTGCAGCCG gtcaGTTCAAGGCGACGTGTGGTCGCAGCTTCAGGACATCCACGAGTCGTTCGGCCTCAGATACCAGTGGGGGGGCTCCTACTGCAACAAAGCACTACTCTGCTGCCTGGGCATCGACACCCGCAATATT CTGTTCACGGGACAGAAGAAGCAGCCGGTCATCGTGCCCATGTACGCCGCCAGCCTG gggatGCTGGAACCCACCAAAGAGCCCGTGAAGCCCGTCTCTGCAGCGGAGATGATCACCTCGATAGCCCAGACCCCTCCTCTGGCTCCAGAGACAAAAACCTCGTGTCCCGCAGACTCAGCCCCG GAGGCGCTCCCCCCCGTCCAGTTTGACTGGAGCAGCAGTGGCCTTACCAACCCTCTGGATG TAGGCGTGGACCCGGAGCTGTACGAGCTGACGACGGCGAAGCTGGACTCGAGCGGCTCGGGGAGTCGAGTCGCCGACGCCTTCGCCCGCCTGATGTCCACCATGGAGAAGACCAGCACCTCCACCAG gaaGCCGAGGAAGGAGGAGAATCTGAGCGACGAGGCGTCCAAAGTGATCTCCCTTCTGCCCGACCTCTCCTTCATGCAGGCCAAAGTTTTGATGTTTCCCGCCACGCTGACGCCGCTCGGCTGCCAGGCAACCACAGACTAA
- the aftpha gene encoding aftiphilin a isoform X8, with protein MEPDVIRLYSSSPPPMEDGAEDEDEFGDFDTFSNVPHSISFTEFETPATFNQNEAFSTTSPPELLNSRGLTAFSHSSSNGTHSELSKANGVVPGSHLGPSERTEIKKVLSGPVDFSVSDSAPAGCNGGGSEVLTNGFAAFDVQGSPSSQDSAHSCKKATSTEDTGSVPAEDDFADFAAFSNAEGHGSQTASEDSDGPPGGSSLAEAACHEEHCDVEQDNTSEDRDTDRTGPDTCGSDSGPAEAPDGWCNTDRGPHSDSGPAEAPDGSCNTDRGPHSDSGPAEAPDGSCNTDRGPHSDSEQRDVAFAQEASEAVCTNRPLTLNGVDVADGDDSRDGGSEDDLSPDAEEGQSDGKGSGNETETSLGRPLSTEALEEFGDISTTGSLPSPPLQGETAATPADYSQLAEEDDDDEDYGDFGDAGSFSGQGFADFEQLDVQPEPSRTESPAQEAAEVEVEVEEVVEEEEEEDDFGDFNSPKFHASGTVGEEDGGKFADFPVSDSFGNFSSAADGEADAGWSAFGDQQQEEEESWAAFSEEPSIAPPAESRMEEEEWHESEVPAVSEETSSTDRQALCIRLEKLFQGSFPQAAAPPVEDQVTSLKNLLEPEENHQPGGEEKEKRSPCSRSVQGDVWSQLQDIHESFGLRYQWGGSYCNKALLCCLGIDTRNILFTGQKKQPVIVPMYAASLGMLEPTKEPVKPVSAAEMITSIAQTPPLAPETKTSCPADSAPEALPPVQFDWSSSGLTNPLDGVDPELYELTTAKLDSSGSGSRVADAFARLMSTMEKTSTSTRKPRKEENLSDEASKVISLLPDLSFMQAKVLMFPATLTPLGCQATTD; from the exons ATGGAGCCCGATGTGATCCGCTTGTACAGCTCCTCCCCGCCCCCGATGGAGGACGGCGCCGAGGACGAGGACGAGTTTGGAGACTTCGACACCTTCTCCAACGTCCCTCACAGCATCAGCTTCACAGAATTCGAAACCCCGGCGACTTTTAACCAGAATGAAGCTTTTAGCACCACGTCCCCCCCCGAGCTGCTGAACAGCAGGGGGCTGACGGCGTTCAGCCACAGCTCCTCTAACGGCACCCACAGCGAGCTGTCCAAGGCTAATGGCGTTGTGCCGGGGAGCCACCTGGGCCCCTCAGAAAGGACTGAGATTAAAAAGGTCCTCTCGGGCCCCGTGGATTTCTCCGTGAGCGACAGCGCGCCGGCTGGTTGTAACGGCGGCGGCTCTGAAGTGCTAACAAACGGGTTTGCAGCCTTCGATGTGCAGGGAAGCCCCTCCTCGCAGGATTCTGCCCACTCTTGTAAAAAAGCAACGTCAACCGAGGACACGGGCAGCGTCCCAGCCGAGGATGATTTTGCAGACTTTGCTGCTTTTTCCAATGCTGAAGGACACGGCAGCCAGACGGCTAGCGAGGACTCGGACGGTCCCCCGGGAGGCAGCTCGCTGGCGGAGGCTGCCTGCCACGAGGAGCACTGTGATGTAGAGCAGGACAACACATCGGAGGACAGGGACACAGACAGAACTGGACCCGACACGTGTGGCTCTGACTCTGGTCCCGCTGAGGCCCCGGACGGCTGGTGCAACACGGACCGGGGCCCCCACTCTGACTCTGGTCCCGCTGAGGCCCCGGACGGCTCGTGCAACACGGACCGGGGCCCCCACTCTGACTCTGGTCCCGCTGAGGCCCCGGACGGCTCGTGCAACACAGACCGGGGCCCCCACTCTGACTCTGAACAAAGAGACGTAGCTTTTGCACAGGAGGCCTCAGAGGCAGTTTGCACTAACAGACCCCTCACCCTGAACGGGGTGGATGTAGCCGACGGGGACGACTCCAGAGACGGAGGCAGTGAAGACGACCTCTCTCCGGACGCTGAGGAGGGACAGTCTGACGGGAAGGGCTCCGGGAACGAGACGGAGACGTCGTTGGGTCGGCCGCTCTCCACAGAAGCTCTGGAGGAGTTTGGGGACATCAGCACCACGGGCTCGCTGCCCTCTCCGCCGCTCCAGGGGGAGACCGCCGCCACGCCCGCCGACTACAGCCAGCTGGCGGAGGAGGACGACGACGACGAGGACTACGGGGATTTTGGAGACGCCGGCTCGTTCAGCGGTCAGGGCTTTGCAGACTTTGAACAGCTGGACGTGCAGCCGGAGCCGAGCCGGACGGAGAGTCCTGCTCAGGAAGCTgcggaggtggaggtggaggtggaggaggtggtggaggaggaggaggaggaggacgactTTGGAGACTTTAACTCCCCCAAATTTCACGCCAGTGGAACCGTGGGGGAGGAGGATGGAGGCAAGTTTGCAGACTTCCCCGTCAGCGACAGTTTTGGTAACTTCAGCTCGGCTGCAGACGGGGAGGCGGACGCAGGGTGGAGCGCCTTCGGGGatcagcagcaggaggaggaggagtcctgGGCGGCGTTCAGCGAGGAGCCGAGCATCGCCCCTCCTGCAGAGAGCagaatggaggaggaggagtggcATGAAAGTGAAGTCCCTGCAGTCAGCGAGGAAACCAGCAgcacagacagacaggcg CTGTGCATCCGGCTGGAGAAGCTGTTTCAGGGCAGCTTCCCTCAGGCGGCCGCCCCCCCGGTGGAGGACCAGGTGACGTCTCTGAAGAACCTTCTGGAGCCGGAGGAGAACCATCAGCCAGGAGGcgaggagaaggagaagaggTCGCCCTGCAGCCG gtcaGTTCAAGGCGACGTGTGGTCGCAGCTTCAGGACATCCACGAGTCGTTCGGCCTCAGATACCAGTGGGGGGGCTCCTACTGCAACAAAGCACTACTCTGCTGCCTGGGCATCGACACCCGCAATATT CTGTTCACGGGACAGAAGAAGCAGCCGGTCATCGTGCCCATGTACGCCGCCAGCCTG gggatGCTGGAACCCACCAAAGAGCCCGTGAAGCCCGTCTCTGCAGCGGAGATGATCACCTCGATAGCCCAGACCCCTCCTCTGGCTCCAGAGACAAAAACCTCGTGTCCCGCAGACTCAGCCCCG GAGGCGCTCCCCCCCGTCCAGTTTGACTGGAGCAGCAGTGGCCTTACCAACCCTCTGGATG GCGTGGACCCGGAGCTGTACGAGCTGACGACGGCGAAGCTGGACTCGAGCGGCTCGGGGAGTCGAGTCGCCGACGCCTTCGCCCGCCTGATGTCCACCATGGAGAAGACCAGCACCTCCACCAG gaaGCCGAGGAAGGAGGAGAATCTGAGCGACGAGGCGTCCAAAGTGATCTCCCTTCTGCCCGACCTCTCCTTCATGCAGGCCAAAGTTTTGATGTTTCCCGCCACGCTGACGCCGCTCGGCTGCCAGGCAACCACAGACTAA